One genomic window of bacterium includes the following:
- a CDS encoding efflux RND transporter periplasmic adaptor subunit, whose translation MNTPDKKRPDMNTAILHFCSLILVICLSTSCKQDAQSKPRLKLSYVERGDMTQTVVATGSIRPLHQIEIRSKTGGTVRKFFVEEGDWVKAGQRLFEIAPEASPTEQVRTREELRMAELEVRQAEDDLLIAAELTKKQLAPEQNLRDAERTLERAKARLSAAEAEWALIQRERLGEQKGDLEIVQTSTTVVAPITGLVFTRELDAGASVTPTTSASGGTVVLTMGDHTEVEFRGDVDEADVGKLKAGLKANITVQAFQGRIFEGEIYHISPVGRYSEKEQQIVFNVKARVRNEDESLRVGMSATAKIVVDERKDVPILDEMALFFKGDSSFVKVVTDSILGVTTDRMVTLGISDGIRTEVTSGLEGGEIVSAGTVSAEK comes from the coding sequence ATGAATACCCCTGATAAGAAACGTCCGGACATGAACACAGCGATACTACACTTTTGCAGCCTGATTCTGGTCATCTGCCTTTCGACATCCTGTAAACAAGATGCTCAGTCCAAACCCAGACTGAAACTGAGTTACGTCGAACGTGGCGACATGACCCAAACTGTGGTGGCCACAGGAAGTATTAGGCCTCTCCATCAGATTGAGATCCGCTCAAAGACCGGCGGTACGGTCAGGAAGTTTTTTGTTGAGGAGGGTGACTGGGTGAAGGCCGGACAGCGTCTATTTGAAATAGCGCCCGAAGCCTCACCGACCGAGCAAGTTCGGACCAGGGAAGAGTTGCGCATGGCCGAGCTTGAAGTTCGGCAGGCCGAGGACGATCTTCTGATCGCTGCGGAGCTTACCAAAAAGCAACTTGCACCAGAGCAGAATTTGCGTGACGCGGAGCGGACGCTCGAACGCGCAAAAGCCCGTCTTTCGGCAGCTGAGGCCGAATGGGCTCTCATTCAACGTGAAAGACTTGGGGAGCAGAAAGGTGACCTTGAGATCGTCCAAACTTCAACGACCGTCGTAGCTCCGATAACTGGTTTAGTGTTTACGAGGGAGTTGGACGCTGGTGCATCTGTGACTCCTACTACGTCGGCGTCCGGAGGGACTGTCGTGCTGACCATGGGCGATCACACCGAGGTGGAGTTCAGAGGAGACGTTGATGAGGCGGACGTCGGTAAGCTAAAAGCTGGTCTCAAGGCAAACATCACTGTGCAGGCATTCCAGGGTCGCATCTTCGAGGGGGAGATCTATCACATTTCTCCTGTCGGTAGGTATAGCGAGAAGGAACAGCAGATCGTTTTTAATGTAAAGGCCAGGGTACGCAACGAGGACGAGTCTCTAAGGGTCGGGATGAGTGCTACGGCCAAGATTGTGGTGGATGAGCGCAAGGATGTGCCAATTCTGGACGAAATGGCGCTCTTCTTCAAGGGAGACTCGTCCTTCGTTAAAGTCGTCACAGACTCTATCCTCGGCGTAACAACTGACCGTATGGTGACACTGGGTATTTCGGACGGCATTCGAACGGAAGTTACCAGCGGCCTGGAGGGTGGCGAAATCGTAAGCGCAGGAACGGTATCCGCAGAGAAGTGA
- a CDS encoding ABC transporter permease, producing MFGITWGIASVMLLSGLATGFSEDSLSGIRSLGKDVVIVWGGRKSIAAGSARKGEVVRFDEKTNSALAAKAQHFEFSPEVSAWSTEMRAGPRIFNTRLAGVGEKYGELRNVIPDEGRWLSRRDVLEARRVCVIGNEVRKKLFGEDSNPLHERVLIGGREFLIVGWKSDKKQNSTYYGPDNDVVWIPYTTQLTLYDRYWFGNFIFAPKNVEDHELAVAEFKNIVAKVHKFEPDDPEALNLWDTHKNALETAKVFAAINALMVAIGAITLMIGGLGVMNIMLVSVVERTREIGIRRAIGANAIDIVKQFFLECLVITVVAGVGGMFVGWGLIELLNNVTLPEGLPRPILSESTMLISAGMIGLVTVLSGLYPAIRAARVDPIKALHHE from the coding sequence ATGTTTGGGATCACTTGGGGCATTGCCTCAGTGATGCTGCTTTCCGGCTTAGCGACTGGATTTTCAGAAGACTCGCTAAGTGGCATACGGTCCCTTGGCAAGGATGTCGTAATCGTATGGGGAGGACGCAAGAGCATTGCTGCTGGCTCCGCCCGCAAAGGGGAAGTCGTTCGCTTCGACGAAAAGACCAATAGTGCGCTTGCAGCAAAAGCCCAGCACTTCGAATTCTCGCCGGAGGTTTCGGCTTGGAGTACCGAGATGCGTGCCGGACCTCGGATCTTCAATACGAGACTGGCAGGCGTAGGTGAGAAGTACGGGGAGCTTCGCAATGTGATACCGGATGAAGGACGCTGGCTATCTCGTCGCGATGTTCTGGAAGCGCGCCGAGTCTGCGTAATCGGCAACGAAGTGCGTAAGAAGCTCTTTGGAGAGGACTCCAATCCACTCCATGAGCGAGTGCTAATCGGCGGACGAGAGTTCCTCATTGTTGGCTGGAAATCAGACAAAAAGCAAAACTCTACCTACTACGGACCTGACAATGATGTCGTCTGGATTCCTTATACTACTCAGCTTACCTTATACGACCGATATTGGTTCGGGAACTTCATCTTCGCCCCCAAGAATGTTGAAGACCATGAACTTGCGGTGGCCGAGTTTAAAAACATCGTCGCGAAAGTTCACAAGTTTGAACCAGACGACCCTGAGGCATTGAACCTCTGGGATACACACAAGAATGCCCTCGAAACGGCCAAGGTTTTTGCAGCAATAAACGCACTGATGGTTGCCATTGGTGCCATCACTTTGATGATTGGAGGCCTAGGCGTGATGAACATCATGTTGGTATCAGTCGTCGAGCGAACCCGCGAGATCGGAATTCGGCGCGCAATCGGAGCGAATGCCATCGACATTGTCAAGCAGTTCTTCCTTGAGTGCTTAGTGATTACAGTCGTGGCTGGCGTCGGTGGGATGTTTGTAGGCTGGGGTCTCATCGAACTGCTGAACAATGTCACACTTCCCGAAGGACTGCCCCGCCCGATACTGTCAGAATCCACTATGCTTATCTCGGCCGGGATGATTGGTTTGGTAACGGTCCTTTCCGGATTATACCCTGCGATACGCGCAGCCAGAGTTGACCCTATCAAAGCTTTGCACCATGAATAA